The nucleotide window TTAAACGACAACACGTTGGCCCTGTATGCACCAAACCGGTTTGTGCTCGATTGGGTTCGGGATAAATACCTCAATAATATTAACGGCCTGCTGAATGATTTCTGCGGTTCAGATACGCCGTTACTGCGTTTTGAAGTGGGCAGTAAGCCGGTGACACGGCAGATCAGCCAGCCGGTGATGGCCAGCGCCGCCCAGACCAATGCGCCGGTTCAGGGTTCGCGTCCTGCGCCTTCACGCCCAAGCTGGGACAGCATGCCGGCACCAGCAGAGCTCTCTTACCGCTCGAACGTTAACACCAAGCACAACTTTGATAACTTCGTTGAAGGTAAATCAAACCAGCTGGCCCGAGCGGCAGCCCGCCAGGTCGCGGACAATCCCGGCGGCGCCTATAATCCTCTCTTCCTTTATGGCGGCACGGGCCTGGGCAAGACCCACCTGCTGCATGCGGTAGGCAACGGCATTATGGCGCGTAAGCCAAATGCGAAAGTGGTCTATATGCACTCCGAGCGCTTTGTGCAGGATATGGTGAAGGCGCTGCAGAACAATGCGATTGAAGAGTTTAAGCGTTACTACCGTTCGGTAGATGCGCTGTTAATTGATGACATTCAATTCTTTGCCAATAAAGAGCGATCTCAGGAAGAGTTCTTCCACACCTTTAATGCGCTGCTGGAAGGCAATCAGCAGATCATTCTGACCTCGGATCGCTATCCAAAAGAGATCAACGGGGTGGAAGATCGTCTGAAATCACGCTTTGGCTGGGGATTAACGGTGGCGATCGAGCCGCCTGAACTGGAAACCCGCGTGGCGATCCTGATGAAGAAAGCGGATGAAAACGATATCCGTCTGCCGGGTGAAGTGGCTTTCTTTATTGCTAAACGTCTGCGTTCCAACGTGCGTGAACTGGAAGGCGCGTTAAACCGTGTGATCGCCAATGCCAATTTCACCGGCCGCGCCATCACTATCGATTTTGTGCGGGAAGCCTTGCGCGATCTGCTGGCTCTTCAGGAAAAGTTGGTCACCATCGACAACATCCAGAAAACGGTGGCAGAGTATTACAAAATCAAGGTAGCCGATCTGCTCTCCAAGCGGCGTTCCCGCTCGGTGGCGCGTCCTCGCCAGATGGCGATGGCGATGGCGAAAGAGTTGACCAACCACAGTTTACCGGAAATCGGTGATGCTTTCGGGGGTCGTGACCATACCACGGTGCTGCATGCCTGTCGTAAAATCGAGCAGCTGCGTGAAGAAAGTCACGATATTAAAGAAGATTTCTCAAATTTAATCAGAACATTATCTTCCTGACGCTATGAAATTTATTGTAGAACGCGAGCATTTACTCAAGCCCTTACAGCAGGTCAGCAGCCCACTGGGCGGCCGGCCAACCTTACCCATTCTCGGCAACCTGCTGCTGCAGGTGAATGAAGGCAGCCTGTTGCTGACCGGCACCGATCTGGAAATGGAGATGGTGGCCCGTGTCGCGCTGACACAGGATCACGAACCGGGCGCCACCACGGTACCGGCACGCAAATTCTTTGATATTTGCCGGGGACTGCCCGAAGGGGCGGAGATTACCGTGATGCTGGACGGCGAAAGAATGCTGGTGCGCTCCGGCCGCAGCCGCTTCTCGCTCTCCACGCTGCCTGCCAGCGACTTCCCGAACCTGGATGACTGGCAGAGCGAGGTGGAATTCACCCTGCCGCAGGCCACCATGAAGCGTTTGATTGAAGCCACGCAGTTTTCCATGGCGCATCAGGACGTTCGTTACTATCTGAATGGCATGTTGTTTGAAAC belongs to Erwinia pyri and includes:
- the dnaA gene encoding chromosomal replication initiator protein DnaA, which translates into the protein MSLTLWQQCLARLQDELPATEFSMWIRPLQAELNDNTLALYAPNRFVLDWVRDKYLNNINGLLNDFCGSDTPLLRFEVGSKPVTRQISQPVMASAAQTNAPVQGSRPAPSRPSWDSMPAPAELSYRSNVNTKHNFDNFVEGKSNQLARAAARQVADNPGGAYNPLFLYGGTGLGKTHLLHAVGNGIMARKPNAKVVYMHSERFVQDMVKALQNNAIEEFKRYYRSVDALLIDDIQFFANKERSQEEFFHTFNALLEGNQQIILTSDRYPKEINGVEDRLKSRFGWGLTVAIEPPELETRVAILMKKADENDIRLPGEVAFFIAKRLRSNVRELEGALNRVIANANFTGRAITIDFVREALRDLLALQEKLVTIDNIQKTVAEYYKIKVADLLSKRRSRSVARPRQMAMAMAKELTNHSLPEIGDAFGGRDHTTVLHACRKIEQLREESHDIKEDFSNLIRTLSS